In the genome of Dyadobacter fermentans DSM 18053, the window CAGCGGACTCGATGCCACAGCCAAGTTTGTAACCGACGAGGGCGTGTTGTTCGTGGACGGCAAATCGGTACCCAACAGCGTTTCCAACACCGATGCCGAAGCCGATTGCATCTTTGAAGTATCGGTAAAAAATGCATTGAAACTCATTGACGGCGACCTGAATGCCATGATGGCCCTCATGACCGGCAAGTTGAAAATAGACGGCGATATGGGCGTAGCGATGAAGATCGCAGAAACGTTCGGACGGCGATAGTAGGCTTTCCCGCCGGGTGCCTTTTTTCGTTACCAGCAGTTTTCAACAAACGATCACACCAGCATGGATAATCACGAAAAGGCATCCGGAATTACTACAAAAAGAAGGGATTTTATCAAAGCAGGTGCATTGGCAGCCGGCAGCTTCATGATCGTCCCGCGCCACGTGCTGGGGCGGGGTTTCACCGCTCCGAGCGACAAGCTCAATATCGCCGCGGTGGGGTGCGGCGGCAAGGCGGATTTCAATATCAAACAAGCCTATAATAATGGTACGGAAAACATCGTGGCGCTCTGCGATGTTGACGACCGGCAATCCGAAAAATACCGGAAACAATTCCCCAAAGCCCCTTACTACAAAGATTTCCGGAGGATGTTCGAAAAGGAGGCGAAGACGTTTGATGCCGTCATTGTCACCACGCCCGACCATATGCATTACCCGGTGGCCATCGCCGCCATGGAGCTCGGGAAGCATGTGTATGTGGAAAAACCTTTGACGAAAGATATCTGGGAGGCTCGCATGCTCACCGAAGCCGCCAAAAAATACAAGGTGGTAACCCAAATGGGCAACCAGGGGAGCAGCAGCAACGGCACGCGCAACACGGAAGCGCTCGTACAATCGGGCGCGATCGGCGATGTGCATACCATTGAAGTCTGGACCGACCGGCCCGTATGGCCGCAGGGCGTGCAGTCGCCGAAGGATAAAGGTGAGTCGCAGCCCGTACCTGCGGGCGTGGACTGGGACCTATGGCTCGGCACCGCCCCGAAACGCGACTACCACGAAGCCTACATGCCGTTCCGGTGGCGCGGTTACTGGGATTTTGGCACGGGCGCATTGGGCGATATGGGCTGTCACTTCCTCGACGTGCCCTTTCGTGCATTGAAACTCGGCTATCCCACATCCGTAGAATGCAGCGTAGGCTCCGTGTACGCCGATTTCTTTCAGCAGGCATTCTTCGACGACGTTGCGCCGCCTTCCGCCAATATCCATTTAAAATTCCCTTCCAAAACCGCCGGCAAGGAGATCAATCTCAACTGGTACGACGGCGGCATGCGCCCGCAGCTGCCCGACGGCTGCGATTACAAAACCGTTTTCGGAAGCGTCGATGGCGGGATATTATTTATAGGTACAAAAGGCATTATCAGTGCGGAAATGTTCGGGGAAAACCCGCGGCTGTGGCCCGAGAAGAAATTCGAGAACGTGCGCATTGCCACCAAGCCAAGGGCATTGGTGCAGGGCGGTTGGGAAGGGCATCAGCAGCAGTTTGTGCAGGCTTGCAAAAAAGGCTTCGGAGCGTACACGAGTTCGTCATTCGACCAGTCGGGGCCTTTGACGGAGATTGTGCTCATGGGTAATCTGGCGGTGCGTTCGTACCTGCACCGTGAGGCCAAACCTGATGGGAAGGGTTTCAATTTCCCGGGTCGCCAGCGGTTGATGTGGGATGGTACCAATATGAAGATCACCAATTTCGACGT includes:
- a CDS encoding SCP2 sterol-binding domain-containing protein, with the translated sequence MSLQILTDRIANILGTDSGLDATAKFVTDEGVLFVDGKSVPNSVSNTDAEADCIFEVSVKNALKLIDGDLNAMMALMTGKLKIDGDMGVAMKIAETFGRR
- a CDS encoding Gfo/Idh/MocA family protein — encoded protein: MDNHEKASGITTKRRDFIKAGALAAGSFMIVPRHVLGRGFTAPSDKLNIAAVGCGGKADFNIKQAYNNGTENIVALCDVDDRQSEKYRKQFPKAPYYKDFRRMFEKEAKTFDAVIVTTPDHMHYPVAIAAMELGKHVYVEKPLTKDIWEARMLTEAAKKYKVVTQMGNQGSSSNGTRNTEALVQSGAIGDVHTIEVWTDRPVWPQGVQSPKDKGESQPVPAGVDWDLWLGTAPKRDYHEAYMPFRWRGYWDFGTGALGDMGCHFLDVPFRALKLGYPTSVECSVGSVYADFFQQAFFDDVAPPSANIHLKFPSKTAGKEINLNWYDGGMRPQLPDGCDYKTVFGSVDGGILFIGTKGIISAEMFGENPRLWPEKKFENVRIATKPRALVQGGWEGHQQQFVQACKKGFGAYTSSSFDQSGPLTEIVLMGNLAVRSYLHREAKPDGKGFNFPGRQRLMWDGTNMKITNFDVANRFVKREYRTGW